One window of the Chryseotalea sp. WA131a genome contains the following:
- a CDS encoding Abi family protein, giving the protein MFEKRPLKIQEQVEQLIKRGLIIEDNDNVYHYLSQISYYRLAGYWWPMQADKAKHIFKPQSRFSDAIALYNFDRELRLLLFDVIEKIEISLRTKLIYHLSHEFSPWWFQDTSIFENTSSLIQTLASIDEEVERSKDAFIKEHKKKHKDDSRFPPAWKTLELTSFGNLSKLYGNLKNTVISKDTIAKELGTVNHTFLPSWLQSISQIRNYCAHHSRLWNRNLPGRPKLMNNPPNEWVNDVPKEHEFEMLYVHLCCMKYLLNIIHPKNNFTQRLAALLELYPNVDAKAIGLKQNWKNEPLWNI; this is encoded by the coding sequence ATGTTTGAAAAAAGGCCTCTCAAAATACAGGAACAGGTTGAACAGCTTATAAAAAGAGGTTTAATAATAGAAGATAATGACAATGTCTATCACTATCTGAGTCAAATAAGTTATTATCGCTTAGCTGGTTATTGGTGGCCAATGCAAGCAGATAAAGCGAAGCACATATTTAAACCTCAAAGCAGATTTTCAGATGCAATAGCTCTATACAATTTTGATAGAGAATTAAGATTATTGCTTTTTGATGTAATCGAAAAGATAGAAATCAGTCTCAGAACTAAATTAATTTATCACTTGTCTCATGAGTTTAGTCCTTGGTGGTTTCAAGATACTTCAATTTTTGAAAATACAAGTAGTTTAATTCAGACATTAGCGTCTATTGATGAAGAAGTTGAACGCTCCAAGGACGCTTTTATTAAGGAGCACAAAAAAAAACATAAAGACGACTCTAGGTTTCCGCCTGCATGGAAAACACTAGAGTTAACCAGTTTTGGAAATCTCTCAAAGCTGTACGGTAATTTAAAAAATACTGTAATATCCAAAGATACAATTGCAAAGGAATTAGGTACAGTCAATCATACCTTTTTGCCAAGTTGGTTGCAGTCTATTTCCCAAATAAGAAACTATTGTGCACATCATAGTAGATTGTGGAATAGGAATCTACCAGGCAGACCTAAACTTATGAACAATCCTCCTAATGAATGGGTTAATGATGTACCAAAAGAGCACGAATTCGAAATGCTGTATGTTCATCTATGTTGCATGAAATATTTGCTGAACATAATTCATCCAAAGAACAATTTTACTCAAAGACTTGCTGCTCTACTTGAACTGTATCCTAATGTAGACGCTAAAGCTATTGGGTTAAAGCAAAACTGGAAAAATGAACCTTTATGGAATATTTAG
- the rnr gene encoding ribonuclease R, with translation MSKKKFNKVKEKRNTKEKGGLFSSLLGLLNSMEGKAYSAQQIAKKLQVKKKALMDELYDMLDALVAEGRIEQLSNGTYKSAKATKSITGIVDHVNPRFAYIVTGEEDQKDVYVQNRDLGGAMHGDTVKVQLLGKKNGASPEGKVVELIKRSRNRFVGKMEISKSYGFVVPDFKKVYQDFFIYSENLNGAKANDKVLIEVTKWADGDKNPEAKVIEILGKTGENNAEIHSIMAEFELPFRFPENVLRESEKISEGITADEVKKRRDFRKVLTFTIDPEDAKDFDDAISFHRLENGHYEIGVHIADVTHYVKPGNVLDDDAFDRATSVYLVDRTVPMLPERLSNALCSLRPNEDKLTFAAIFEMDDKGKIYSEWFGRTIIHSAHRFTYEQAQEVIESGKGTFAEELKILNQLHHILRKERFKKGAVNFETSEVKFKLDAQGKPLMVIPKIRKDAHKLIEEFMLLANRAVATYIFKMKKGEDKNTFVYRTHDFPNPQKVEDFALFAKQFGHKLNVEESAVSKSLNKLMDEIEGKPEQNVLQSLAVRAMAKAKYTTDAKGHFGLAFEHYTHFTSPIRRYPDMMVHRLLQHYLDGGKSVNKKEFEEKCIHSSEREKRAADAERASIKYKQVEFMSMAEDKAFDGIITGVTDFGIFVEMVETKCEGMVRMADMKDDFYEFDEKNYRAIGRRRKKVYRLGDKVVVRIKKTDVDRRMIDLTFDVSI, from the coding sequence ATGAGCAAAAAGAAATTCAATAAAGTAAAAGAGAAGCGCAATACCAAAGAGAAAGGCGGCTTGTTCAGTTCCCTATTGGGTCTGCTCAACAGCATGGAAGGCAAAGCGTATTCCGCCCAGCAGATTGCCAAAAAATTGCAAGTAAAAAAGAAAGCCCTGATGGATGAATTGTACGATATGCTCGATGCCCTTGTGGCCGAAGGGCGTATTGAGCAATTGAGTAACGGCACCTACAAATCTGCCAAAGCAACCAAAAGTATTACAGGAATAGTCGATCACGTCAACCCGCGATTTGCTTATATCGTAACGGGCGAAGAAGACCAGAAAGATGTGTATGTCCAAAACCGCGACTTGGGTGGGGCCATGCATGGCGACACGGTGAAGGTGCAATTGTTGGGAAAGAAAAATGGTGCCAGCCCAGAGGGCAAAGTGGTGGAGTTGATAAAACGCAGTCGCAATCGGTTTGTGGGCAAAATGGAGATTTCTAAAAGTTATGGCTTTGTGGTTCCCGACTTTAAAAAAGTCTATCAAGATTTTTTTATCTATTCTGAAAATCTCAATGGAGCGAAGGCCAATGACAAAGTATTAATTGAAGTAACCAAATGGGCTGACGGAGATAAAAACCCAGAAGCAAAAGTGATTGAGATTCTTGGGAAGACTGGGGAGAACAATGCCGAGATTCATTCTATTATGGCAGAGTTTGAGTTGCCTTTTCGTTTTCCGGAAAATGTGCTGAGAGAATCTGAAAAAATTTCGGAAGGCATTACCGCAGACGAAGTGAAGAAGCGAAGAGACTTTAGAAAAGTACTTACGTTCACCATCGATCCTGAAGATGCCAAAGATTTTGACGATGCCATTTCTTTTCACCGACTTGAAAACGGACATTACGAGATTGGGGTTCACATAGCTGATGTTACACATTATGTGAAACCTGGAAATGTATTGGATGACGATGCTTTTGATCGCGCTACTTCCGTTTACTTAGTGGATCGCACTGTGCCCATGTTGCCCGAGCGACTTTCCAATGCACTTTGTTCGCTGCGACCGAATGAAGACAAACTTACCTTTGCTGCAATTTTTGAAATGGACGACAAAGGCAAAATTTATAGCGAATGGTTTGGCAGAACCATTATTCACTCCGCCCATCGTTTTACTTATGAACAAGCGCAAGAAGTGATTGAAAGTGGTAAGGGTACTTTTGCAGAAGAGTTAAAAATTTTAAATCAACTCCATCACATTTTAAGGAAAGAACGTTTCAAAAAAGGGGCAGTTAATTTTGAAACATCAGAAGTAAAGTTCAAACTTGATGCGCAAGGCAAGCCCTTGATGGTGATTCCTAAAATCCGGAAGGACGCCCACAAACTCATTGAAGAATTTATGTTGCTGGCCAATCGTGCCGTGGCCACGTATATTTTTAAAATGAAAAAGGGTGAGGATAAAAACACATTTGTCTATCGTACACATGATTTTCCCAATCCACAAAAAGTAGAAGACTTTGCGCTATTTGCTAAGCAGTTTGGCCATAAGCTAAATGTTGAAGAGTCGGCTGTTTCAAAATCATTGAACAAATTGATGGATGAAATTGAAGGCAAACCTGAACAAAATGTATTGCAATCACTGGCGGTGCGTGCCATGGCTAAGGCCAAATACACCACCGATGCAAAGGGGCACTTTGGTTTGGCTTTTGAACACTACACTCATTTTACTTCACCCATCCGCAGGTATCCCGACATGATGGTGCACCGGTTGTTGCAGCATTACTTGGATGGCGGAAAATCCGTAAATAAAAAAGAGTTCGAAGAAAAATGTATTCATTCTTCGGAGCGCGAAAAGCGTGCAGCCGATGCAGAGCGTGCCAGCATTAAATACAAGCAAGTCGAATTCATGAGCATGGCCGAAGACAAAGCCTTTGATGGTATCATCACGGGCGTTACCGACTTTGGTATTTTTGTGGAGATGGTAGAAACCAAATGTGAAGGTATGGTTCGCATGGCCGATATGAAAGATGATTTCTACGAATTTGATGAAAAGAACTATCGTGCTATCGGAAGAAGAAGAAAGAAAGTTTATCGATTGGGGGACAAGGTGGTGGTGCGGATAAAAAAGACCGATGTGGATAGGAGGATGATTGATTTGACTTTTGACGTAAGTATTTAA
- a CDS encoding 3'-5' exonuclease translates to MIPEFKDILFLDIETVSCVANYSQLSDRLKTQWARKANFFKREQNQTDEDLFHEKSGIYAEFGKIISIAVGKYTENQKGEIGLRTKCYYHHDERQLLMEFKAMVEKLEGTPKLCAHNGKEFDFPYISRRMLVNGISLPACLDYAGKKPWEVPHLDTMELWKFGDYKHYTSLDLLAAIFNIPSSKGTMDGSQVNGVYYREGDLKKIAEYCVGDVVAIAQLYLKMKGMALMSEQNIILPI, encoded by the coding sequence ATGATTCCCGAATTCAAAGACATTCTTTTTCTCGACATCGAAACCGTAAGTTGCGTTGCCAATTATTCGCAGCTGAGCGATCGCTTGAAAACTCAATGGGCGCGCAAAGCCAATTTTTTTAAACGCGAACAAAATCAAACCGATGAAGATTTATTTCATGAAAAATCGGGCATTTATGCGGAGTTCGGAAAAATAATTTCCATTGCCGTTGGCAAATACACCGAAAACCAGAAAGGCGAAATAGGCCTCCGTACGAAATGCTATTACCATCACGATGAGCGGCAGTTGTTGATGGAATTCAAAGCGATGGTGGAAAAATTGGAAGGTACCCCGAAACTATGCGCGCACAATGGCAAAGAGTTTGACTTTCCATACATCAGTAGGAGAATGTTGGTAAACGGCATCAGTTTACCGGCCTGTTTAGATTATGCTGGCAAGAAACCGTGGGAAGTGCCGCATCTCGACACAATGGAGCTGTGGAAGTTTGGCGACTACAAGCATTATACTTCTCTTGATTTATTGGCCGCTATTTTTAACATCCCGTCTAGCAAAGGCACAATGGATGGAAGCCAAGTAAATGGAGTGTATTACCGTGAAGGCGATTTAAAAAAAATTGCTGAGTACTGCGTGGGCGATGTGGTGGCCATTGCACAGTTGTATTTGAAGATGAAAGGGATGGCGTTAATGAGCGAACAGAATATCATTTTACCGATATAA
- a CDS encoding dipeptidase yields the protein MVQSYIQSNQDRFLSELFELLRIPSVSADSRHKGDVRKAAEYVAQKLTEAGSDSVQLMETKGHPIVFGEKIVDTAKPTVLVYGHYDVQPPDPLDLWKTPPFEPTVRDGKIYARGACDDKGQFYMHIKAFEIMMKHKLLSCNVKFMIEGEEEVGSDNLGTFVKENKAKLKADVILISDTSLISLDQPSITAGLRGLSYMEVEVTGPNRDLHSGVYGGAVANPANVLSKMIASLHDENGRVTIPGFYDQVVELSPTDREALNKASFDLNEYKKELGIEEIQGEKGYTTLERTGTRPTLDVNGIWGGYTGEGAKTVLPSKASAKISMRLVPNQRPDEITALFTKHFLSIAPTSVKVKVTAHHGGEPAVTPTDSKAFKAAASAFEEVWGKTPIPTRDGGSIPIVALFKKELGLDTVLMGFGLDTDALHSPNEHYGIKNFLIGIETIVAFYKHYSK from the coding sequence ATGGTTCAATCGTATATCCAATCCAACCAAGATCGATTTTTGTCAGAACTCTTTGAATTGCTTCGCATCCCATCGGTAAGTGCCGACAGCCGACACAAAGGTGATGTGCGCAAAGCAGCCGAGTATGTTGCTCAAAAATTAACAGAAGCAGGATCGGACAGTGTTCAACTGATGGAGACCAAAGGCCATCCCATTGTGTTCGGAGAAAAAATAGTTGACACCGCTAAGCCAACCGTGTTGGTGTATGGTCATTATGATGTGCAACCTCCCGATCCGCTTGATTTGTGGAAAACGCCTCCGTTTGAACCCACCGTGCGCGATGGAAAAATTTATGCACGAGGTGCCTGTGACGACAAGGGTCAATTTTACATGCACATCAAAGCATTTGAAATCATGATGAAGCACAAACTGCTTTCATGCAATGTGAAGTTTATGATTGAAGGGGAAGAAGAAGTAGGCTCCGATAACTTGGGGACATTCGTGAAAGAAAATAAAGCCAAGCTAAAGGCGGATGTCATCTTGATTTCAGATACCTCGTTGATTTCGTTGGATCAACCTTCCATAACTGCTGGCTTGCGTGGATTGAGTTATATGGAAGTAGAAGTGACCGGCCCGAACCGCGATTTACATTCAGGAGTGTATGGAGGGGCAGTGGCCAATCCCGCCAATGTATTGAGCAAAATGATTGCCTCCTTGCATGATGAAAATGGACGTGTAACAATTCCAGGTTTTTACGATCAAGTGGTAGAACTTTCTCCAACCGATCGCGAAGCTTTGAATAAAGCCTCATTTGACTTGAACGAATACAAAAAAGAATTGGGCATTGAAGAAATTCAAGGAGAGAAAGGCTACACTACATTGGAGCGAACGGGCACTCGACCTACGTTAGATGTAAACGGGATTTGGGGTGGCTACACGGGCGAGGGTGCAAAAACCGTTTTGCCTTCCAAGGCATCTGCAAAAATCTCCATGCGGCTGGTTCCGAATCAGCGCCCCGATGAAATCACGGCTTTGTTCACCAAGCATTTTCTTTCGATTGCTCCTACATCAGTAAAGGTAAAAGTAACTGCGCACCATGGTGGCGAACCGGCTGTTACACCTACCGATTCAAAAGCATTTAAGGCTGCTGCCAGTGCCTTTGAAGAGGTGTGGGGCAAAACACCTATTCCCACCCGCGATGGGGGAAGCATTCCCATTGTAGCATTATTCAAAAAAGAGTTAGGGCTTGATACCGTGTTGATGGGTTTTGGGTTGGATACCGATGCGCTCCATTCGCCCAACGAACATTATGGGATCAAGAATTTTTTGATTGGCATTGAAACCATTGTGGCGTTTTATAAGCACTATTCGAAGTAG